A region from the Mercenaria mercenaria strain notata chromosome 7, MADL_Memer_1, whole genome shotgun sequence genome encodes:
- the LOC123555080 gene encoding aldo-keto reductase family 1 member B1-like yields the protein MIQHTSLLRPILLNNGAKMPRIGVGTYLLQGELCREIVERALQLGYRHVDTAHSYENEKDIGVAIHAIERRGNISRKQLFVTTKVNRIYQHPVDVKLSLEESLEDLKSKYVDLLLIHSPWGLKNRGDGDTKPMREDGTFDCYPYDLKATWRAMEDAVHAGKVKSIGLSNFTEKLTKMILANARIRPQNLQFECHAYYQQNQLKSFCDENQISCTAYAPLGAPGKPMWHASEEDSKCKLLEDKTVLDIADKYERTPAQILLRFLLERNIAVIPKTSSVQRLEENETVFDFDLEGGDVQKLKSLDRGIRFFLFKQYSHHSYFPQKNEPF from the exons ATGATACAGCATACATCACTTTTACGGCCCATTCTTCTAAATAATGGCGCCAAAATGCCTCGGATAGGGGTAGGAACATACCTGCTGCAAGGTGAACTTTGTCGAGAAATAGTGGAAAGAGCTCTTCAATTGGg ATATCGCCATGTTGATACAGCGCACTCTTATGAAAACGAGAAAGACATAGGAGTTGCAATACATGCCATAGAGAGACGAGGAAATATAAGTAGAAAACAGCTCTTTGTGACCACGAAAGTCAACAGGATTTATCAACATCCGGTTGATGTGAAGCTTTCATTGGAAGAATCGCTCGAGgatttaaaatctaaatatgttGATCTTTTACTAATACATTCGCCTTGGGGATTAAAGAATCGCGGGGATGGGGATACAAAACCAATGCGGGAAGATGGCACTTTCGATTGCTACCCATATGATTTAAAAGCAACATGGCGCGCAATGGAAGATGCAGTTCACGCGGGAAAAGTCAAATCGATTGGACTATCAAATTTCACTGAGAAACTAACAAAAATGATCTTGGCCAATGCTAGAATCCGACCGCAGAATTTACAGTTTGAATGCCACGCTTATTACCAACAGAATCAGTTGAAATCTTTCTGTGACGAGAATCAAATATCTTGCACAGCTTATGCACCCCTTGGGGCTCCAGGTAAACCTATGTGGCACGCATCTGAGGAAGATAGCAAGTGTAAGCTGCTAGAAGACAAAACAGTTTTAGATATTGCAGATAAATATGAGCGCACACCTGCCCAGATTTTACTTCGGTTTCTTCTTGAAAGGAATATTGCCGTAATACCAAAAACGTCAAGTGTACAAAGACTAGAAGAGAACGAGACCGtgtttgactttgacctagaaGGTGGTGATGTGCAAAAACTTAAAAGTTTAGATCGTGGAATAAGATTCTTCCTTTTCAAACAATACAGCCATCATTCTTACTTTCCGCAGAAGAATGAGCCATTTTGA